From Aquificaceae bacterium, a single genomic window includes:
- the queA gene encoding tRNA preQ1(34) S-adenosylmethionine ribosyltransferase-isomerase QueA, with product MKVEDFDYHLPEDLIAKYPAQPRHSARLMVLDRKDQSLRHDTFWNLPLYLQEGDLLVFNNSKVLPARLYGRKPTGGRVEVLLTDFISREEWYALIGGRGIREGLSIEVAEDLRVEILEHLEEGRFRVRLHSPDPIKALDRHGKIPIPPYLKREEEPLDRVYYQTVFAQMEGSVAAPTASLHFSEELLKRLEEHGIKRTFITLHISYGTFKPVRVQEVELHRVDPEYVKVSEEAVRAIREAKALGRRVVAVGTTVVRALETAGYEPFEGWTDLYVYPGYSFRVVDALITNFHLPRSSLLFLVCAFGGREFILRAYEEAVREKYRFYSYGDGMLIL from the coding sequence ATGAAGGTAGAAGACTTTGACTATCACCTTCCGGAGGACCTCATAGCAAAGTATCCAGCCCAGCCAAGACACAGTGCAAGGCTCATGGTGCTTGATAGAAAGGACCAGAGCTTAAGGCACGACACCTTCTGGAACCTGCCCCTTTACCTTCAGGAGGGGGACCTTCTTGTCTTTAACAACTCAAAGGTTCTGCCCGCAAGGCTCTATGGAAGAAAGCCCACAGGTGGAAGGGTGGAGGTGCTTCTTACAGACTTTATCAGCAGGGAGGAGTGGTATGCACTCATAGGAGGCAGGGGCATAAGGGAAGGTCTCAGCATTGAGGTTGCGGAGGACCTTAGGGTGGAGATATTAGAGCACCTTGAGGAAGGACGCTTCCGTGTCAGGCTTCACTCTCCTGACCCCATAAAAGCCCTTGACAGACATGGGAAGATTCCCATACCACCATACCTGAAAAGAGAAGAAGAGCCATTAGACAGGGTTTACTATCAGACAGTTTTTGCCCAGATGGAAGGCTCTGTGGCGGCGCCCACCGCCAGCCTGCACTTTTCTGAAGAGCTTCTTAAAAGGCTTGAGGAGCATGGCATAAAAAGGACCTTCATAACCCTTCATATATCCTACGGCACCTTTAAGCCTGTAAGGGTTCAGGAGGTGGAGCTGCACAGGGTGGACCCTGAGTATGTGAAGGTCTCGGAGGAGGCGGTAAGAGCCATAAGAGAGGCAAAAGCCCTGGGCAGGAGGGTTGTGGCTGTAGGCACCACAGTGGTTAGAGCCTTAGAAACTGCAGGCTATGAGCCTTTTGAGGGATGGACGGACCTGTATGTATATCCGGGATACAGCTTCAGGGTGGTGGACGCCCTTATCACCAACTTCCACCTTCCAAGGTCTTCTCTCCTCTTTCTTGTCTGTGCCTTTGGAGGTAGGGAGTTTATACTCAGGGCTTACGAAGAGGCTGTAAGGGAGAAATACAGGTTTTACAGCTACGGGGATGGGATGCTTATACTCTGA
- the guaB gene encoding IMP dehydrogenase, which yields MEVFDAYTFDDLLLIPQYSEVLPHEVNVSTWLTKKIRLNIPIVSAAMDTVTESRLAIALAREGGIGIVHRNLSVEEQAQEVERVKKSESGMILQPVTVTPDTTVRQALEIMERYRISGVPVVSDGNRLVGILTNRDLRFIKSTDYDKPVSLFMTSENLVVAQERVTLEEATEILQKHKVEKLPIVDREGRLVGLITIKDITKRRKYPNACKDELGRLRVGAAVGTGPDTMERVSALVSAGVDAVAVDTAHGHSKRVLETVENIKSHYPELQVIAGNVATKEGALDLIKAGADAIKVGVGPGSICTTRIVAGVGVPQLTAIRWAYEVAQEYGVPVIADGGIRYSGDIVKALAVGASSVMLGNLLAGTEESPGETVYYQGRAYKVYRGMGSLGAMMSRRSADRYAQERLEKFVPEGIEGRVPYRGKLSDVIYQLVGGLRSGMGYVGASSLEELRQKAKFVRITWAGYRESHVHDVQITKEAPNYWVE from the coding sequence ATGGAAGTATTTGATGCCTATACTTTTGATGACCTGCTTTTAATTCCTCAGTATTCTGAAGTTCTGCCTCACGAGGTGAATGTATCCACATGGCTCACAAAGAAGATAAGGCTCAACATACCCATAGTCTCCGCCGCCATGGATACTGTGACTGAGTCCCGCCTTGCCATAGCCCTCGCCCGTGAGGGAGGAATAGGCATAGTCCACAGAAACCTCTCCGTAGAAGAGCAGGCTCAGGAGGTGGAAAGGGTCAAAAAGTCAGAGAGTGGTATGATACTCCAGCCGGTAACGGTCACACCGGATACAACAGTCAGGCAAGCCCTTGAGATAATGGAAAGATACAGGATATCGGGTGTTCCCGTTGTGAGCGACGGCAACAGGCTTGTGGGGATACTGACCAACAGAGACCTGAGGTTCATAAAGTCCACCGACTACGACAAGCCCGTCTCCCTCTTTATGACCTCCGAGAACCTTGTGGTGGCTCAGGAAAGGGTTACCCTTGAGGAGGCTACAGAGATACTTCAAAAACACAAGGTGGAAAAACTGCCCATTGTGGACAGGGAAGGAAGGCTCGTGGGCCTTATAACCATAAAGGACATAACCAAAAGAAGAAAGTATCCTAACGCCTGTAAGGATGAGCTGGGAAGGCTGAGGGTTGGTGCGGCGGTGGGCACAGGCCCAGACACCATGGAAAGGGTCTCCGCCCTTGTCTCCGCTGGAGTGGACGCTGTGGCGGTAGACACAGCCCATGGTCATTCAAAGAGGGTTCTGGAGACGGTAGAAAACATAAAATCCCACTATCCAGAGCTTCAGGTAATCGCAGGCAACGTGGCTACAAAGGAAGGTGCCCTTGACCTTATAAAGGCGGGTGCGGATGCCATAAAAGTAGGAGTGGGTCCAGGTTCCATATGCACCACGCGCATAGTGGCTGGGGTTGGAGTGCCGCAGCTAACTGCCATAAGGTGGGCTTACGAGGTGGCACAGGAGTATGGAGTTCCAGTGATTGCAGATGGAGGTATAAGGTATTCGGGAGACATAGTAAAAGCCCTTGCGGTGGGCGCAAGCTCTGTTATGCTGGGAAACCTGCTTGCAGGCACGGAAGAGTCCCCCGGCGAGACCGTCTACTATCAGGGAAGGGCTTATAAAGTATACAGGGGGATGGGTTCACTGGGTGCCATGATGAGCAGGAGGAGCGCAGACAGATACGCACAGGAGAGGCTGGAGAAGTTCGTGCCCGAAGGCATAGAGGGCAGAGTGCCCTACAGGGGCAAACTGAGCGATGTTATATATCAACTTGTGGGGGGTCTCAGGTCTGGCATGGGCTATGTGGGTGCCAGCAGTCTTGAGGAGCTGCGTCAGAAGGCAAAGTTTGTGCGTATCACCTGGGCGGGCTACAGGGAGTCTCACGTGCACGATGTGCAGATAACGAAGGAAGCACCCAACTACTGGGTGGAGTAG
- a CDS encoding sigma-54 dependent transcriptional regulator — translation MEASILVVDDERSIRETLRSILEEEGYRVFTADSIKSMKDRVERSFFHCVLLDLWLPDGNGLEYISYLKEKLPGSAVIVITGHGKTEHAVRAVKEGAYDFLEKPFSMDRLITTVERSLRESIRSRREEEEDPILGNSRQILQVKELISKVAPTGASILILGESGTGKELVARRIHSLSERSEGPFVDINCAGLPDELVEAELFGYEKGAFTSASQRKLGKIELAHGGTLFLDEVSELSQKAQAKLLRVIETREFTRLGGNQVIRSDFRLVCATNKNLQEEVKKGNFREDLYHRISTFVITLPPLRERGEDIALLAEHFLSRFLKEYGKPPKYLSEGAKRLLETYQWKGNVRELKNLMERLAILHEGTQITEKDLRSLLGFDHEPEDINSLLMEKDLRKARQGFERLFIERKLREYGYDLKKTAEAIGIDLSNLYRKIRQYEIEVGI, via the coding sequence ATGGAAGCCAGCATCCTTGTTGTGGACGACGAAAGATCCATTAGGGAAACGCTCAGGAGCATTCTTGAGGAGGAGGGATACAGGGTCTTTACCGCCGACAGCATTAAGTCCATGAAGGATAGGGTGGAGAGGAGCTTCTTTCACTGCGTGCTTCTGGACCTGTGGCTTCCCGATGGAAACGGTCTTGAATACATATCCTATCTGAAGGAAAAGCTCCCGGGCTCTGCGGTAATAGTGATAACGGGACATGGCAAAACGGAGCATGCGGTAAGGGCGGTTAAGGAAGGTGCCTACGACTTTTTAGAAAAGCCCTTCTCCATGGATAGGCTCATAACCACTGTGGAGAGGTCTCTCAGGGAAAGCATAAGGTCAAGGAGGGAGGAGGAAGAAGACCCTATTCTGGGCAACAGCAGGCAAATCCTTCAGGTAAAGGAGCTCATAAGCAAGGTGGCACCTACCGGTGCCAGCATCCTGATTCTGGGCGAGAGTGGGACGGGAAAGGAGCTTGTAGCCAGAAGAATTCACAGCCTTTCAGAAAGGTCAGAAGGTCCCTTTGTGGACATAAACTGCGCGGGGCTTCCTGATGAACTGGTGGAGGCGGAGCTCTTCGGCTACGAGAAGGGGGCCTTTACCTCCGCAAGCCAGAGGAAGCTGGGAAAGATTGAGCTGGCACACGGCGGAACTCTTTTTCTTGATGAGGTTTCAGAGCTGAGCCAGAAGGCTCAGGCAAAACTCCTGAGGGTGATTGAAACAAGGGAGTTCACAAGGCTTGGGGGCAATCAGGTGATAAGGTCAGACTTCAGGCTTGTGTGTGCTACCAACAAAAACCTGCAGGAAGAGGTAAAAAAGGGCAACTTCAGAGAGGACCTTTACCACCGCATATCTACCTTTGTGATAACTCTGCCACCTCTCAGAGAAAGGGGCGAAGATATAGCCCTGCTGGCAGAGCATTTTCTGAGCAGGTTTCTAAAAGAATATGGCAAGCCTCCCAAATATCTCAGCGAGGGGGCAAAGAGACTCCTTGAGACCTACCAGTGGAAGGGCAACGTGAGGGAGCTTAAAAACCTCATGGAAAGGCTCGCCATACTTCATGAGGGCACGCAGATAACGGAAAAAGACCTGAGAAGCCTTCTTGGCTTTGACCATGAGCCGGAGGATATAAACTCACTGCTGATGGAAAAGGACCTTAGAAAGGCAAGGCAGGGCTTTGAAAGGCTGTTTATAGAACGCAAACTCAGAGAATATGGCTACGACCTGAAAAAGACTGCAGAAGCCATAGGTATAGACCTCTCCAATCTCTACAGAAAGATAAGACAGTATGAAATAGAGGTTGGAATATAA
- a CDS encoding 6-phosphogluconolactonase, giving the protein MPVNKKYAVFSSPRVDALLLSFLRRVSGLFLRRERVCHIALAGGRTPLELYRMLSRERLSWERLRFYLTDERYVPLSSELSNYRAVREALGERARLAFFKTEMSPEECAMDYSFQLPRRLHIALLGVGADGHTASLFPGVECEDVSPKVCMSRSPDGLLRLSLKEEYLNSTCVVVFFLKGEEKRPALEAMLRGEKIPAGRVRGMLKTCIFTDLL; this is encoded by the coding sequence ATGCCTGTCAACAAAAAGTATGCGGTTTTTTCCTCTCCGAGGGTGGATGCCCTTCTTCTTAGTTTTCTCAGGAGAGTTTCCGGGCTTTTTCTGAGGAGGGAAAGGGTCTGTCATATAGCTCTTGCAGGTGGCAGAACACCTCTTGAGCTTTACAGGATGCTCTCCAGAGAGAGGCTTTCGTGGGAGAGGCTGAGGTTTTACCTCACTGACGAGAGGTATGTTCCCCTCTCTTCTGAACTTAGCAACTACAGAGCTGTCAGGGAAGCTCTGGGTGAGAGGGCAAGGCTTGCCTTTTTCAAGACGGAGATGTCTCCGGAGGAGTGTGCTATGGATTACAGCTTTCAGCTGCCTCGGAGGCTTCATATAGCCCTTCTGGGTGTGGGTGCGGACGGTCACACTGCATCTCTCTTCCCGGGTGTTGAATGTGAGGATGTGAGTCCAAAGGTATGCATGAGCAGGTCTCCCGATGGACTTTTGAGGCTGTCCCTCAAGGAGGAGTATCTGAACTCTACCTGCGTAGTTGTCTTTTTCCTAAAGGGAGAAGAAAAAAGGCCTGCTCTTGAAGCCATGCTCAGAGGTGAAAAAATTCCGGCAGGCAGGGTCAGGGGAATGCTGAAGACATGCATATTCACTGACCTTTTATAA
- the zwf gene encoding glucose-6-phosphate dehydrogenase encodes MAESFSLFILGGTGDLAKNKLFPSLSRLFAKGYLSGLDRVYSLARSRREDWEKVVCELDRGFGKLCNFLPFDAKDWNSYVELGKLIEELRGQELIFFLSLSPYLFEETIRNLGRLLRNYTNPRKIVVEKPFGFDLRSAQRLNDLLHRYFIEEEIYRIDHFLGKDTIQNIFSLRFSNTIFEGIWDRNFIDHVQIVALESVGVEGRGEFYDRVGAIRDMLQNHMLQMLAFTAMEPPAYMSEKFIRDEKVKVLKNARIEGLIRGQYEGYREEVGVSNSNRETFVVAKVLVDNFRWHGVPFYLMTGKALSQKLTQITVVFKEVPQSFMKLLDCKPLQNRIVFQTAPESKLQIVFELRPPTGRFMACPVETFMEYRFPSEFAEAYEVLLLDVVEGDQSLFIRGDEIEALWEVVQPYLDLQNEPFQYKKGISLPQQAEEFLASEGRSWLL; translated from the coding sequence ATGGCTGAGAGCTTTTCTCTCTTTATACTTGGTGGCACGGGAGACCTGGCAAAAAACAAGCTTTTTCCTTCCCTCTCAAGGCTTTTCGCAAAGGGATACCTCTCTGGGCTTGACAGGGTTTACTCTCTTGCAAGAAGTAGAAGAGAGGACTGGGAAAAGGTGGTCTGCGAGCTTGACAGGGGCTTTGGAAAGCTCTGCAACTTCCTGCCCTTTGACGCAAAAGACTGGAATTCCTACGTGGAGCTGGGAAAGCTTATAGAAGAGCTCAGGGGTCAGGAGCTCATATTCTTTCTGTCTCTAAGCCCATATCTTTTTGAGGAAACCATTAGAAACCTTGGCAGGCTTCTCAGAAACTACACGAACCCAAGAAAAATAGTGGTAGAAAAGCCCTTTGGCTTTGACCTCAGGTCTGCCCAGAGGCTCAACGACCTCCTTCACAGATACTTCATAGAGGAGGAGATATACCGCATTGACCACTTTCTTGGAAAGGACACCATACAGAACATATTTTCTCTCAGGTTTTCCAACACTATATTTGAGGGCATATGGGACAGAAACTTTATTGACCATGTGCAGATAGTTGCCCTTGAGAGTGTGGGTGTTGAAGGAAGGGGAGAGTTCTACGACAGGGTGGGAGCCATAAGGGATATGCTACAGAACCACATGCTACAGATGCTTGCCTTTACCGCTATGGAGCCTCCAGCTTACATGTCTGAGAAGTTTATAAGAGATGAAAAGGTAAAGGTGCTCAAGAATGCACGCATTGAAGGGCTTATAAGGGGTCAGTATGAGGGCTACAGGGAAGAGGTGGGTGTTAGCAATTCAAACAGGGAAACATTTGTGGTGGCAAAGGTGCTGGTGGATAACTTCCGCTGGCACGGAGTGCCCTTTTACCTCATGACAGGCAAAGCCCTATCTCAGAAGCTCACTCAGATAACAGTTGTCTTTAAGGAAGTCCCGCAGAGCTTTATGAAACTCCTTGATTGCAAGCCTCTTCAGAACAGGATAGTTTTTCAGACCGCACCAGAGAGCAAGCTACAGATAGTTTTTGAACTCAGACCCCCAACGGGCAGGTTTATGGCATGTCCTGTGGAGACTTTCATGGAATACAGGTTTCCCTCAGAGTTTGCGGAGGCCTATGAGGTGCTTCTTCTTGATGTGGTGGAGGGAGACCAGTCCCTTTTCATTAGGGGTGATGAGATAGAAGCTCTGTGGGAGGTTGTCCAGCCTTACCTTGACCTTCAGAATGAGCCCTTCCAGTATAAAAAGGGCATAAGCCTGCCACAGCAGGCAGAAGAATTTCTTGCGTCAGAGGGCAGAAGCTGGTTGCTATAA
- the gnd gene encoding decarboxylating 6-phosphogluconate dehydrogenase: MKLYMIGLGRMGLGMSRRLLSKGHSVVGYDASQQARAQARSSMEVMEDMSHLASEEGKNIWLMVPHEVVDKVLDGLKPYLKEGDTVVDGGNSHYRDSQRRYEELRRLGVSFLDVGVSGGVYGEELGYCLMVGGDRPAFENLEPIFRDLSYEGRGYAYLGPSGAGHFAKMVHNGIEYAFMQAIGEGFELLRESGFGYDLKEVARIYNTGSVIRSWLMDLTQKVFEDFGNLEELKPYVEDTGEGRWTVEEAIKRAVPVPTIAEALFARFRSRQENSFRDRLLAGLRYQFGRHQVKKRDG, from the coding sequence ATGAAGCTCTACATGATAGGTCTGGGGAGGATGGGACTTGGAATGTCAAGAAGGCTTCTCTCAAAAGGGCACAGTGTGGTAGGCTACGACGCAAGCCAGCAGGCAAGGGCTCAGGCAAGGTCCTCTATGGAGGTTATGGAGGACATGAGCCATCTGGCCTCTGAAGAGGGAAAAAACATCTGGCTTATGGTGCCCCATGAGGTGGTGGACAAGGTGTTGGATGGGCTAAAGCCCTACCTGAAGGAAGGGGACACAGTTGTGGACGGTGGCAACAGCCACTACAGGGACTCACAGAGGAGATACGAGGAGCTAAGAAGGCTGGGTGTCTCTTTCCTTGATGTGGGCGTAAGCGGTGGAGTTTACGGAGAGGAGCTTGGCTATTGCCTGATGGTGGGAGGAGACCGGCCGGCCTTTGAGAATCTTGAGCCCATCTTCAGAGACCTCTCCTACGAGGGCAGGGGGTACGCATACCTTGGACCATCGGGTGCAGGACACTTTGCCAAGATGGTTCACAACGGCATAGAATACGCCTTCATGCAGGCAATAGGCGAGGGCTTTGAGCTCCTGAGAGAGAGCGGTTTTGGCTACGACCTTAAGGAGGTGGCACGCATATACAACACGGGCAGTGTAATACGGAGCTGGTTGATGGATCTCACTCAGAAGGTCTTTGAGGACTTTGGAAACCTTGAGGAGCTAAAGCCCTACGTGGAAGACACGGGTGAGGGTCGCTGGACGGTGGAAGAAGCCATAAAGAGGGCTGTGCCCGTTCCAACCATAGCAGAAGCCCTCTTTGCCCGCTTTCGCTCAAGACAGGAAAACTCCTTCAGAGACAGGCTTCTGGCAGGGCTAAGATACCAGTTTGGAAGGCATCAGGTAAAGAAAAGGGATGGCTGA